One window of Calderihabitans maritimus genomic DNA carries:
- a CDS encoding P-II family nitrogen regulator, with protein MKMIRAIVRPEKFEDVVEALAEAGYVAFTKMDVVGRGKQKGIQLGSVYYDELPKVMFMLVIEDENVEEVVEIINRAAYTGNFGDGKIFVSPVEQAYTVRTGSQGL; from the coding sequence ATGAAAATGATCCGTGCCATCGTGCGACCGGAAAAGTTTGAGGACGTGGTTGAGGCACTGGCCGAGGCAGGTTATGTGGCCTTTACGAAGATGGATGTGGTTGGCCGGGGTAAACAAAAAGGCATTCAACTGGGCAGTGTTTATTATGATGAACTGCCTAAAGTAATGTTCATGCTGGTTATAGAAGATGAAAATGTGGAGGAAGTTGTGGAGATCATCAATCGAGCAGCATACACAGGTAACTTCGGCGACGGGAAGATATTTGTTAGTCCCGTGGAACAAGCCTATACAGTGAGGACAGGAAGTCAGGGATTATAA